In a single window of the Acipenser ruthenus chromosome 20, fAciRut3.2 maternal haplotype, whole genome shotgun sequence genome:
- the LOC117425158 gene encoding putative sodium-coupled neutral amino acid transporter 8, protein MEELARESISLLSKPVDSGLSSFGAVFIMLKSALGAGLLNFPWAFNKAGGVNTALGVELVSLVFLISGLVILGYASSISNRSTYQDVVREICGSAIGKLCEVCFVFNLFMISVAFLVVVEDQLAKLCDSLYLNTTMSPETTVPYHWYTDQHVALSTLCVLVILPLSIPKEIGFQKYTSILGTLAATYLTVVIIIKYYLMKDHIVVYHPPPASGISSWAAMFSVIPTICFGFQCHEACIAIYSSMQNKRITHWVLISIISMLFCLLIYSFTGIFGFLTFGEGVAADILMSYPGNDVVIIVARVLFALSIITIYPIILLLGRSVIQDLLVRDRRRRGMVTQSYEKWVRISLTVAWILVTLIIALFVPDISEVISVIGGISAFFIFIFPGLCLIFAMQTEPVSPRTRLWLTVWGVITLLCGAFIFGQSTAIAIMELLNKY, encoded by the exons ATGGAGGAGCTTGCGAGGGAGAGCATAAGCTTACTGTCCAAGCCCGTAGACTCTGGGCTGTCTTCTTTCGGAGCGGTTTTCATCATGTTGAAGTCAGCTCTAGGCGCTGGACTTCTTAATTTTCCATGGGCTTTTAACAAGGCTGGAGGCGTCAATACCGCTCTTGGTGTAGAACTG GTCTCCCTGGTTTTCCTCATCAGCGGGCTGGTGATCCTGGGCTACGCCTCCTCCATCAGCAACCGCTCGACGTACCAGGACGTGGTGCGGGAGATCTGCGGCTCGGCCATCGGGAAGCTGTGCGAGGTCTGCTTCGTCTTCAACCTCTTCATGATCTCCGTGGCcttcctggtggtggtggaggaccAACTGGCAAAGC TGTGCGACTCTCTGTACCTGAATACCACAATGTCCCCCGAGACCACAGTGCCGTACCACTGGTACACAGACCAGCAcgtcgctctctccactctgtgcGTTCTGGTCATCCTGCCTCTGTCCATCCCCAAGGAGATCGGGTTCCAGAAATACACCAG TATTCTAGGTACCTTGGCAGCGACATACCTGACAGTGGTGATCATCATTAAGTATTACCTGATGAAGGATCACATTGTGGTTTATCACCCTCCTCCTGCCAGCGG CATTTCTTCCTGGGCAGCCATGTTCAGTGTCATCCCCACTATATGCTTCGGGTTTCAG tgcCACGAAGCCTGCATTGCCATTTACAGCAGCATGCAGAATAAAAGGATCACACACTGGGTTCTCATCTCCATCATCTCCATGTTGTTCTGCCTGCTTATTTATTCCTTCACTG GCATTTTTGGCTTTTTAACGTTTGGGGAGGGCGTCGCTGCTGACATCCTGATGTCATATCCTGGAAACGACGTAGTCATCATTGTCGCCAGGGTGCTCTTTGCTTTGTCCATCATCACCATCTACCCAATCATCCTGCTGCTCGGCAG GTCTGTGATCCAGGACCTGTTGGTGAGGGACCGGCGGCGGCGTGGCATGGTCACCCAGTCCTACGAGAAGTGGGTGCGGATCTCGCTGACCGTGGCCTGGATCCTGGTCACCCTGATCATAGCCCTGTTCGTGCCGGACATCAGCGAGGTCATCAGTGTCATCGGGGGGATCAGCGcgttcttcatcttcatcttcccaG GTCTCTGTTTGATATTTGCAATGCAAACTGAGCCAGTTTCTCCACGAACAAG ACTCTGGTTGACAGTGTGGGGTGTCATTACGCTCCTGTGTGGAGCCTTCATTTTCGGGCAGAGCACAGCCATCGCCATCATGGaacttttaaacaaatattaa
- the LOC117425062 gene encoding oxidative stress-induced growth inhibitor 1-like produces MSPGLEQFPETSGRQPLPVVIIGNGPSAICLSYFLSGHRPYVRKGAVHPNPILQRKLQDIAGSSVVEQDLEFLSEGLEGRSHNPLAVLFDAVVRPDGDLGGRAESVLTWRLEPKHLVPHLVLGKGPPGGAWHSIEGSMFTLSLGDWMELPGLHFRDWMRRRRRNLRNDRATTRDIAQYYEHYVKVLGLQQRFASGTVVTSVKPLLASSAEEDRVEPLTANRKLYEIQGFQQTAAGLQSPFCIHAENVVLATGTYDSPAWLGEDGEDLPYVFHKISDLETALQKQRLSPDSDPVLIVGAGLTAADAVLTARHSNVPVIHTFRRAVSDSGLVFNQLPKMMYPEYHKVHQMMTEQSLTSSGPYKGYSSLPKHRVVRFSADKKCVLEDASGKRTVFNISMAFILIGSNPNLSFLPSHGKHLALDPEQPVNSRRNPIDTDPFTYESVQEPGLYALGPLAGDSFVRFLQGGALAVTASLLKKRNVDLMD; encoded by the exons ATGTCTCCGGGGCTGGAGCAGTTTCCTGAAACAAGCGGGCGGCAGCCTCTTCCAGTGGTCATAATAG GGAATGGGCCCTCTGCAATCTGCCTCTCCTACTTCTTGTCTGGCCATAGACCCTATGTGAGGAAGGGGGCAGTCCATCCAAACCCCATACTCCAGAGGAAGCTGCAGGACATCGCTGGGAGCTCCGTAGTGGAACAG GACCTGGAGTTCCTGTCTGAGGGGCTGGAAGGGCGCTCCCACAACCCCCTGGCTGTGCTCTTCGATGCCGTGGTTCGCCCGGATGGTGACCTGGGTGGGAGGGCGGAGTCGGTGCTTACCTGGAGACTGGAGCCCAAGCACCTCGTTCCACACCTGGTCCTGGGCAAGGGTCCCCCGGGAGGGGCTTGGCAT TCTATTGAGGGCTCCATGTTCACACTTAGCCTCGGAGACTGGATGGAGCTGCCTGGCCTTCACTTCAGGGACTGGATGAGGAGAAGAAGAAG gaaCTTGAGGAATGACAGAGCCACGACTCGAGATATAGCTCAGTACTATGAGCACTACGTGAAGGTCCTGGGACTGCAGCAGCGCTTTGCCAGCGGGACCGTGGTGACCTCTGTGAAGCCTCTCCTCGCTAGTTCAGCAGAGGAAGACCGTGTGGAACCCCTGACTGCAAACCGCAAGCTCTACGAGATCCAGGGGTTCCAGCAGACCGCTGCAGGACTCCAGAGCCCCTTCTGCATTCATGCAGAGAACGTGGTCTTGGCAACAGGGACTTACGACAGCCCAGCTTGGCTGGGGGAAGATGGGGAGGACCTCCCCTACGTTTTCCACAAGATCTCTGACCTGGAGACGGCTTTGCAGAAGCAGAGGCTCAGTCCGGACTCTGACCCAGTCCTGATAGTCGGGGCAGGACTCACGGCGGCAGACGCTGTCCTCACAGCCCGCCACAGCAACGTCCCGGTCATCCACACCTTCCGCAGAGCAGTATCGGACTCCGGCCTGGTCTTCAACCAGCTGCCCAAGATGATGTACCCAGAGTACCACAAGGTCCACCAGATGATGACTGAGCAATCCCTTACCTCCAGCGGACCCTATAAAGGCTACTCAAGCCTCCCAAAGCACCGTGTTGTACGCTTCTCCGCAGACAAGAAGTGTGTCCTTGAGGACGCGAGTGGGAAAAGAACCGTCTTCAACATCTCCATGGCTTTCATCCTCATCGGCTCAAACCCCAACCTGTCCTTCTTGCCCAGCCATGGGAAGCACCTGGCTCTGGATCCAGAGCAGCCAGTTAACTCTCGACGCAACCCCATAGACACAGACCCCTTTACCTACGAGTCCGTTCAGGAGCCAGGGCTGTATGCTTTGGGGCCCCTGGCAGGGGACAGCTTTGTAAGGTTTCTGCAAGGCGGGGCACTGGCTGTGACAGCCTCCTTGCTTAAAAAAAGGAACGTTGATTTAATGGATTGA